Genomic window (Syngnathus scovelli strain Florida chromosome 14, RoL_Ssco_1.2, whole genome shotgun sequence):
ATCCTCCTACTGCTGGTGCTCCTAGATGAGGGCAAATTTTATcaaatgtggttttttttttctctgtgtctTTGATAGATTTCTCAAAACAGAATTGAAATTGTCAAAAGTAGTTGTTCAAACCTCACATCAGTGTTAGTtgtacaggtaataaatacataaataaataaataaataaataaatcgttgtgcaggtttttttttctatttgcagGATGTGTACGATAAATTAGAGTGTTTTCTGTGAAAATTTATTTTCTCTCTTAATCCAAACGAATAGCAGGTCAATAAGTAAGTGCACCCAAAACATGATGGATTCACAAGAAAAACGTGGGCAAGAGCTGGAGCGAGATGTCTCCAAATGGAAAGAGGGGTCACGTCCACCTTGGAAGAACACGATTTATAGCCATCTCACTCCCCTTGATTCATTTGTTTTGAGGTGTTGCCAGCTGGCTCACACACATTTGGACGCACGTGACTGCGGGCATGCACGAACTTCAGGCTAGTCCGCATCACGCTAATTACATCATGGTTCGTTTTTCCTTTAGGGGAATAAAAGGTGCATCAAActtgacatttttaaataaataatacaaatagaAAACTAATTCTGTCCTTAATGAAGGGCTGGAGATATCAAATAAGTTTCAAAGTGTAAATGTTGAGAGTTTAGTCACTAAAGTCTCAACATTTACActttgaacaaaacaaaaatagaaaagCTGACGTTTGAGATGTAAATATAAGGAGAAGACGACGGTATTGAAATTTCTTTTGCCATATTTattatctgcaaaaaaaaaaaaggcactggATACAATTAATGTGAAATTTTCATTAAACGTTCACAAGAATCTTCACAGGTCATGGTCATCTAGAGGTTATAACCATAGAGCCCATTGCTGTGTAGAATTTAGAATGCCAATAATCAATTTGATGAGTTCTGCAATGTtaactaatttttttttaaccacgtaAATCCATTTGAAATGGTCCACTTTTGAAACAGACTTGAAAATTGAGATCCTTGGGAAACCATTTCATCACGGAATTATTTTGATTAACTGGTGAAGCCTAACTTTTAACAATCAGTCAAATTAACTGATTATTATAGTCGTCCCAAGTTGGGTATTACAGATATCGATATTACAGTGTTGAAGATGAGATGAATAATTTATAACAAGTGCTCCAATGGTTTCAAACAGGCAAAAACATGCTTAGTGTACAAAACTGTAGTGTTACAAAAAGTAAGTGGCCATCCATCTTGATTTCTTTCCCGCTGAATTACGAGAGAAGTAGTACATTGCATTTCAAAAATACACAATTCCATGCGCAATCGATAAGACTGATCAGCATGACGCGGTTTATAGTCACTTAGCGTGTCTTCATTGATCCTCGTCCTCTCCCGCCGTCCACCATGTCTCCAGCAGCGGTCCGAAAATAGACAAGGCGTTACGTAACGACAAAGTTGAGATCGATAGCACACCCTGAAGATGGATGATGATGTAGATTCACATGTCCAAGTTTGTTTTCTTAACATCGTATTGGGCAGAAGCAAGCTAGCCAGCTAGCGACACCGCGATGAGagccaaaataaaaatatttgcgATGAGGTATTGAGACTCCAGACACGAAGTCTCCTTGGTtttgctttgttgttgttgttgtttttttttggcaacAGGTTTTGCTGCCCGTGATTTTATGGCACCATGACAGAAATTCCCGGGAGCAGCTCCAAGCTAATTGAGGAAACGGAAAAGGCACATTTCTTCGATGCCTGTGGACTTCTGCAAAAAATGTAGGCGTACAAAAGGCTTGCCAGCGGGATAATAAACTCAAGGGTTATTTTTATACCAGACAAAACCTGTCCAGGTTTTGGACCTGCTAGGTTTGCCAAGCAAATAGTAAATTAGTCTGGTATGCTAATGTTCACCTTGGAGCTCTCCTTGAAGTCCAGAAATAATCCCAAGGCGGTACGATTTTTCTAGACGCTACCTTGGGGGCAAGCTTGGACTGCTTTGGCAAGTCGATAATCTTCTCCAGGAAAGAGGTAATCAATCGGGTTTTTGATGGTTTCGGTATGCCGCTTGTTCAACTTGAAGGGGTCCTTGAGAAATCCAGATATATTTCTGATTCTGATGAGTTTCTCAATAGAACTCTATCCTTCCGTTAGACGAGTGTCTCCAGAGAACGCCTAATCGTCCTGTTGTTGAGACAGTTCCGGTATGCACCCGTTCAATTTGGAGCGTTCCATGGAGTACTGTGACAGGTTTGTCAAACTGGTGTTCCTCTCTTTCCTCTCCCGGTTTTCCTCGTCGGGCTCGCAATCGCCTTCCGCTCCCTCGCCCCGCTCTTCGTCAACCATGGCGTTCCCGTTTCCAACGCTGATACTGGCCCGTCGATCGTCCCCGGGTATATTCCTCCGGATTTCTCGGCTCTTGCTACGCCTGGCCAACTTGGTGAGGGAACCAAAGCGCAGGTTGAAAAGGTTCTCCTCGGACGAGGATGCCGTCTGCGGATCGACGCCGCAGTGCTCGTAGGGCTCGCAAGCGCCTTTCAGCCTCAGGTTGTTCAGCTTGGTGTCGATGCTCTCCTGGGACGAGGTCTTATAGCGGCCGGCGTCCAGGCTGGCGAAAACAGCCCTCTTCTCGGGCGAAAGCATGTCTAAAGAGTGTGCCCGCTGCTCCAGACCTAACTGGCGGCGCTCCATGCTACGGATGGTGGCGGCCCGCTGGAGCTTGTCGTGGATCTCCACGCTCAGGCGCCGCCGCGTCTCTCGGAACTCAGCTCGGACGTTCGCCTTCCATTCGGCTGCGTGAGCAGCAACCTGAGAAAGATTTAGAAGTTCTTGGTGGTTCTTTGACTTGTAATTGGGTCCTGAACCCTGCCAGACCTTAACACCCACCTCGTCTTTGGTCTTCTTGGACAGCACTCGAAGCCAGTCTCCGATCATGCTGAGGACGGCTGCAAAGTAGGCCAAACCCACCAGGATCCAGAACCACACCAAAGGCTTATACCATTTCATGTAGTCAATCCTGCGGTTTCCtcctgggaaaaaaacaaaacaatccatCAGGATGGTATCGATGATTGCGGCCACACGTCAGATTGAATACAAACCCGCCACGTAGTCGCCGATCCCCACTGTGGTGAGAGTGatgacaacaaagtagatggcgTCCAGTGTGGTCCAACCCTCGATGTGTTTAAAGATGACAGCGGGAACGGTGACAAAGACGATACAACCAGCGAAGATAAAAAGGATGGTGGACGTCACTCGGATCTTTGTCTGGCTGATCTGTTTGTGCTTTTGCTGTGTCGGGGAGCAATTTCAAAGAATCATGTCAAAACAATGACGGCTTCACTTGCGCCAGACAGCGTGATGATTTGTCAATACTCACCCTGAAGATCTTCTCCACCCTCAAAATGCTCTTCACAAAGATAGTGCCCAGCTGATCTCCGATCCCGGCCAACAGGAAGCCAAAAAGAGGAATACCAAATATGGCGTAGAGGATGCAGAAAATCTTGCCGCCCACTGTGCTGGGAGCGATGTTGCCGTAACCTGGAGAAAAATGACATGCTGCCCTTTTGGTGGAGAATCAAACCCGACCTTGCTGACATGTTAACGAAACACAATTTGAGCCTTAATCAGGACATCAAAAGGGGATGGAAAAGAAATGGTGAGTGGGGGGGAGAGGACATTAAGACTAACATGATGGCCTTATGCAACATAATCAATAAAAGCTCTTATGTAACGTTCCTGCAGGGATGGGTCAGACCACAGAAAGTTATGATAATTAAGTTGTCCTCAAGGGAAAAGACATTTGTCTTTGGCAAAGGGACACTGACGAGCTCAGTATGACTTTGGCTGCATCGAAAATTTGGATTTCATTTATCTATCTGGTTCTCAAGATTTTTGAGAgttcaaatgtttttcttttaggtACCGATGGTGGTGATGACGGTTCCAGCAAAGAAGAATGCGCTGCCCAGGTCCCAGTAACTGGAGTTGTAGGAGGTGTCGCCGATGGGACTCACCCCGGCGCTCACAGCGTCGATGGAatgctgcaaacacacacaaaatgttgatttttgttttttttccctgtgctTGTTTGTGCCAACTACTTTCTTTGTGCATCCgtggaaaaaaacaatttgcagCTTTGCATTCACCGTGACATTATTCACGCCTGTGCTTCATTACGGTGCCATAAAAGCTCTCCATctgctctcgttctctctctctcagtgtTTTGTGTGAATTCTTTGTTATcctgtcgccatggcaacatgcACTTTGGCTCTTgcttcaaattacaaagacaacgTATTTATATTAacaatatattatataaataaaaaata
Coding sequences:
- the kcnk10b gene encoding potassium channel subfamily K member 10b isoform X1, with the translated sequence MMRQFKGCFWYRSLQAEMKLSPHIYYKLSSRCFPVAVQSNLVPPKKPQPGVVKSSLVQASVATMQNPMGCEPKTNSHCTLPRLSISSRSASVVASMDTGCDGSLAALQSVMKWKTVLAVFVMVVLYLVCGGLTFRALEQPFESDQKTSITLEKASFLARHSCVTPDELEDLIQHSIDAVSAGVSPIGDTSYNSSYWDLGSAFFFAGTVITTIGYGNIAPSTVGGKIFCILYAIFGIPLFGFLLAGIGDQLGTIFVKSILRVEKIFRQKHKQISQTKIRVTSTILFIFAGCIVFVTVPAVIFKHIEGWTTLDAIYFVVITLTTVGIGDYVAGGNRRIDYMKWYKPLVWFWILVGLAYFAAVLSMIGDWLRVLSKKTKDEVAAHAAEWKANVRAEFRETRRRLSVEIHDKLQRAATIRSMERRQLGLEQRAHSLDMLSPEKRAVFASLDAGRYKTSSQESIDTKLNNLRLKGACEPYEHCGVDPQTASSSEENLFNLRFGSLTKLARRSKSREIRRNIPGDDRRASISVGNGNAMVDEERGEGAEGDCEPDEENRERKERNTSLTNLSQYSMERSKLNGCIPELSQQQDD
- the kcnk10b gene encoding potassium channel subfamily K member 10b isoform X2, whose product is MKFPIENPRKQVNWDPEQVAVQSNLVPPKKPQPGVVKSSLVQASVATMQNPMGCEPKTNSHCTLPRLSISSRSASVVASMDTGCDGSLAALQSVMKWKTVLAVFVMVVLYLVCGGLTFRALEQPFESDQKTSITLEKASFLARHSCVTPDELEDLIQHSIDAVSAGVSPIGDTSYNSSYWDLGSAFFFAGTVITTIGYGNIAPSTVGGKIFCILYAIFGIPLFGFLLAGIGDQLGTIFVKSILRVEKIFRQKHKQISQTKIRVTSTILFIFAGCIVFVTVPAVIFKHIEGWTTLDAIYFVVITLTTVGIGDYVAGGNRRIDYMKWYKPLVWFWILVGLAYFAAVLSMIGDWLRVLSKKTKDEVAAHAAEWKANVRAEFRETRRRLSVEIHDKLQRAATIRSMERRQLGLEQRAHSLDMLSPEKRAVFASLDAGRYKTSSQESIDTKLNNLRLKGACEPYEHCGVDPQTASSSEENLFNLRFGSLTKLARRSKSREIRRNIPGDDRRASISVGNGNAMVDEERGEGAEGDCEPDEENRERKERNTSLTNLSQYSMERSKLNGCIPELSQQQDD